Proteins encoded within one genomic window of Rhinolophus sinicus isolate RSC01 linkage group LG14, ASM3656204v1, whole genome shotgun sequence:
- the LOC109437508 gene encoding large ribosomal subunit protein uL30m, producing MVGILRSIVQRPPGRLQTVTKGVESLICTDWIRHKFTKSRIPDKVFQPSPADHEKYGGDPQHPHKLHIVTRIKSTKRRPYWEKDIIKMLGLEKAHTPQVHKNIPSVNAKLKVVKHLIRIKPLRLLQGLPAEEDMAHTCLKSTGELVMRWCLSPVDQDTTSRNARVVSD from the coding sequence ATGGTGGGGATTTTACGCTCAATAGTTCAGAGGCCCCCAGGCAGACTACAAACTGTGACAAAAGGTGTGGAGTCTCTCATTTGTACAGATTGGATTCGTCACAAATTTACCAAGTCAAGAATTCCAGATAAAGTGTTTCAGCCGTCACCTGCAGATCATGAAAAATATGGTGGGGATCCACAACACCCTCATAAACTGCATATTGTCACCAggataaaaagtacaaaaagacGTCCATATTGGGAAAAAGATATAATAAAGATGCTTGGATTAGAAAAAGCACATACTCCCCAAGTTCACAAGAACATCCCTTCAGTGAATGCCAAACTGAAAGTGGTGAAACATTTGATAAGAATCAAGCCCCTGAGGCTGCTGCAAGGACTTCCGGCAGAGGAGGACATGGCACACACGTGCCTGAAGAGCACGGGGGAGTTAGTCATGCGGTGGTGTCTAAGCCCCGTGGACCAGGACACAACGAGTCGTAATGCCAGAGTGGTTTCAGATTAA